One stretch of Natronoarchaeum philippinense DNA includes these proteins:
- a CDS encoding TRAM domain-containing protein: MNLPVEMNYLLGAGLVVVALLVAALAWRVRSLRSTAAASKRAHEAAQEREPPVDKGEVIEVGVEELTEHHSGRTDALVKVEGFVVFVTDVPDDVEPADMLRAKVLSFNRDGTSASAKLLERL; the protein is encoded by the coding sequence ATGAACCTCCCAGTGGAGATGAACTACCTGCTCGGCGCCGGACTCGTCGTCGTGGCGCTGCTCGTCGCCGCGCTGGCTTGGCGCGTCCGGTCGCTCAGATCGACCGCAGCGGCCTCAAAGCGCGCACACGAGGCCGCACAAGAGCGAGAGCCACCGGTCGACAAAGGCGAGGTGATCGAGGTCGGCGTCGAGGAGTTGACCGAACACCACAGCGGGCGCACCGACGCGCTCGTGAAAGTCGAGGGCTTCGTCGTGTTCGTCACGGACGTACCCGACGACGTCGAACCGGCCGATATGCTTCGGGCGAAAGTGCTCTCGTTTAACCGGGACGGAACGTCCGCGAGCGCGAAGCTACTCGAACGGCTCTGA
- a CDS encoding CPBP family intramembrane glutamic endopeptidase, whose product MSQRYAPGVGVVLAGVALAASLQPWPDAGTLLSAVPIAGGAASLTPIAGVLSAVALAAFLASRHGALDRARGNVAAGVPSVGVALYAAVVAVGALDAGDAVGLWVLLAMAAGAGAGLAALVDGLELPVSGVLDRLQLTVSGAILGVLGLLALSLWNTLLVSLFTAVAGSPGPTARILISTSATGLGGVTIVLGYLNSTDRGLDFIDAGWLDTRDVVYGVGGFVVLLLVLLVSSELIELFGLSSAEHSIVQTARANDPRVLLWLLVPSVLLVGPGEELLYRNVIQKSLYDSFSRTGAVLVTSVLFALVHFPAYATSGVLDAIGSLLLILPLSIVLGVVFARTENVVVPALIHGAFNAFQYAALYVALTSGIELV is encoded by the coding sequence ATGAGCCAACGGTACGCTCCCGGCGTCGGCGTCGTGCTGGCCGGGGTCGCACTCGCCGCCTCCCTCCAGCCGTGGCCCGATGCTGGCACGCTGCTGTCGGCCGTCCCCATCGCCGGCGGTGCCGCGAGTCTGACGCCGATCGCGGGAGTGCTGTCGGCCGTCGCGCTCGCCGCCTTTCTCGCCAGTCGGCACGGCGCCCTCGACCGTGCTCGCGGAAACGTCGCCGCGGGCGTCCCGAGCGTCGGCGTCGCGCTGTACGCTGCCGTCGTCGCCGTCGGTGCGCTCGACGCCGGCGACGCGGTTGGTCTGTGGGTCCTCCTCGCCATGGCTGCCGGCGCTGGTGCGGGCCTCGCGGCGCTCGTCGACGGCCTCGAACTCCCCGTCAGCGGCGTCCTCGATCGCCTCCAGTTGACGGTTTCCGGTGCGATTCTGGGGGTCCTTGGACTGCTCGCGCTCTCGCTGTGGAACACGCTGCTCGTGTCGCTTTTTACTGCCGTCGCGGGGTCGCCCGGACCGACGGCGCGTATCCTGATCAGTACGTCTGCGACCGGTCTCGGCGGGGTGACGATCGTCCTCGGCTATCTCAACAGCACCGACCGCGGGCTCGATTTTATCGATGCCGGATGGCTCGACACCCGAGATGTCGTCTACGGCGTCGGGGGGTTCGTTGTCCTGTTGCTCGTGTTGCTGGTCAGTTCCGAACTGATCGAACTGTTCGGGCTCTCCTCGGCCGAACACAGCATCGTCCAGACGGCCCGGGCCAACGACCCTCGGGTTCTCCTGTGGCTGCTCGTCCCCTCGGTGTTGCTGGTCGGTCCCGGCGAGGAACTACTGTACCGGAACGTGATCCAGAAGTCGCTGTACGATTCCTTCTCCCGTACTGGCGCGGTGCTTGTTACGAGCGTCCTGTTCGCGCTTGTGCATTTTCCCGCCTACGCGACCAGCGGCGTCCTCGATGCGATCGGTAGCCTGCTGTTGATCCTCCCGCTGTCGATCGTACTCGGGGTTGTCTTTGCACGCACCGAGAACGTGGTCGTCCCGGCGCTGATCCACGGCGCGTTCAACGCGTTCCAGTACGCCGCCTTGTACGTGGCGCTCACCAGCGGCATCGAACTGGTCTGA
- a CDS encoding sensor domain-containing protein, with protein sequence MSEQTRTAGGVVDGSRRVARWFFGVPLRAQTYTNLAYLAFAFPLGLAYFVFLVVGLSVGASLAILLVGIPILLGVVYLSTQLAAVERTLAEALLDADVPADDLEPAEGPVDWLSGLVLSAGTWKGLVFLFSKFVLGIGAFVALVTGVSFSLTLLLAPLHYQNEQVGIHFGRPVHIEIPDLLYQHDGWTVGLTMPFEATLRAGEVISTLAGSVWGALVVSAVGVPVALVVLHLFNAIAWVCARYSELMLRRTRPSVLAELRRRNGGDERAD encoded by the coding sequence ATGAGCGAACAGACCCGGACCGCAGGCGGCGTCGTCGACGGAAGCCGACGGGTAGCTCGATGGTTCTTCGGCGTCCCGCTACGAGCACAGACGTACACGAATCTAGCGTATCTCGCGTTCGCGTTTCCGCTCGGGCTGGCGTACTTCGTGTTTCTGGTCGTCGGGCTCTCGGTCGGCGCCAGCCTCGCTATCCTGTTGGTCGGCATCCCGATCCTGTTGGGGGTCGTGTACCTCTCGACCCAGCTCGCGGCAGTCGAGCGAACGCTCGCCGAAGCGCTGCTGGACGCCGACGTTCCGGCCGACGATCTGGAACCCGCGGAAGGGCCGGTCGACTGGCTGTCGGGGCTGGTGCTGTCGGCGGGCACGTGGAAAGGACTCGTCTTTCTGTTCAGCAAGTTCGTGCTCGGCATCGGCGCGTTCGTCGCGTTGGTCACCGGCGTCTCGTTCTCGCTGACGCTGCTGCTGGCGCCGCTGCACTACCAGAACGAGCAGGTCGGGATCCACTTCGGCCGCCCGGTCCACATCGAGATACCGGACTTACTCTATCAGCACGACGGCTGGACGGTCGGTCTCACGATGCCGTTCGAGGCGACGCTTCGGGCCGGCGAGGTGATCTCGACGCTGGCGGGCTCTGTGTGGGGCGCGCTTGTGGTCTCGGCGGTCGGCGTGCCGGTCGCGCTGGTCGTGTTGCACCTGTTCAACGCGATCGCGTGGGTCTGTGCGCGCTACTCCGAACTGATGCTCCGACGGACGCGGCCGTCGGTGCTGGCCGAACTGCGGCGCCGGAACGGCGGCGACGAGCGCGCTGACTGA
- a CDS encoding aminotransferase class V-fold PLP-dependent enzyme: METTQSGALDVERIREDFPILQRRVGDDVQVVYLDNAATTQTPEQVIDVFGDYYRGYNANVHRGIHHLSQEASIAYEEAHDRMAEFIGASGGREEMVFTKNTTESINLVAYAWGLNELGSGDRVVLTEMEHHASLVTWQQIAKRTGADVEYIRVDDDGRLDMDHAAELIDEDTEMVSAVHVSNTLGTVNPVADLAELAHDAGAYIFVDGAQAVPTRPVDVEAIDADFYAFSGHKMAGPTGIGGLYGKKEILEDMEPFLYGGDMITKVTYEDATWNELPWKYEAGTPLIAEGIAMAEAADYLDELGMDNIRTHEEQLAEYAYDRLSEFDDIEIYGPEPGPDRGGLVSFNLDSVHAHDLASIMNDSAVAIRAGDHCTQPLHDKLGVAASARASFYVYNTREEIDVLVDAIDDARELFS; this comes from the coding sequence ATGGAAACGACACAGTCCGGGGCGCTCGATGTCGAGCGCATCCGCGAGGACTTCCCGATCCTCCAGCGACGCGTCGGCGACGACGTGCAGGTCGTCTATCTGGACAACGCGGCGACGACCCAGACACCCGAGCAGGTCATCGACGTGTTCGGCGACTACTACCGCGGGTACAACGCCAACGTCCACCGCGGCATCCACCACCTCAGTCAGGAGGCCTCGATCGCCTACGAGGAAGCCCACGACCGCATGGCCGAGTTCATCGGCGCCTCGGGCGGGCGCGAGGAGATGGTCTTCACGAAAAACACGACCGAGAGCATCAACCTCGTCGCCTACGCGTGGGGCCTGAACGAACTCGGCTCCGGCGACCGGGTCGTGCTCACGGAGATGGAACACCACGCCTCGCTGGTCACGTGGCAGCAGATCGCCAAGCGCACCGGCGCCGACGTGGAGTACATCCGCGTCGACGACGACGGCCGACTGGACATGGACCACGCCGCCGAACTGATCGACGAGGACACCGAGATGGTCAGCGCGGTCCACGTCTCGAACACGCTCGGCACCGTCAACCCGGTCGCCGACCTCGCGGAACTGGCCCACGACGCCGGCGCCTACATCTTCGTCGACGGCGCCCAAGCCGTCCCGACGCGCCCGGTCGACGTCGAGGCGATCGACGCCGACTTCTATGCCTTCTCGGGCCACAAGATGGCCGGTCCCACCGGCATCGGTGGCCTCTACGGCAAGAAAGAGATCCTCGAAGACATGGAGCCGTTCCTCTACGGCGGCGACATGATCACGAAGGTCACCTACGAGGACGCGACGTGGAACGAACTGCCCTGGAAGTACGAGGCCGGCACGCCCCTGATCGCCGAGGGGATTGCGATGGCGGAAGCCGCGGACTACCTCGACGAGTTGGGTATGGACAACATCCGAACGCACGAGGAACAGCTGGCCGAGTACGCCTACGACCGGCTCTCGGAGTTCGACGACATCGAGATCTACGGTCCCGAGCCGGGGCCGGACCGGGGTGGGCTCGTCTCCTTTAATCTCGACAGCGTCCACGCCCACGATCTGGCCTCGATCATGAACGACTCGGCGGTGGCGATCCGGGCGGGCGATCACTGCACCCAGCCGCTCCACGACAAGCTCGGCGTCGCCGCCTCCGCGCGGGCATCCTTCTACGTCTACAACACCCGCGAGGAGATCGACGTGCTTGTCGACGCCATCGACGACGCGAGAGAACTCTTCTCGTAG
- a CDS encoding YgaP family membrane protein: MEKNVGGFDRTWRLVVGPVLVLAAVAAFGGLVSLSTPVAVIALVAGVVFLATGVLQTCFLNRLLGLDTYHDAGEESDASGGMSEERPQ, encoded by the coding sequence ATGGAAAAGAACGTCGGCGGATTCGACAGGACGTGGCGGCTGGTCGTCGGCCCGGTATTAGTACTGGCTGCGGTCGCCGCCTTCGGTGGCCTCGTCTCTCTGAGCACACCCGTCGCCGTGATCGCACTGGTCGCGGGCGTCGTATTCCTCGCCACGGGGGTCTTACAGACGTGCTTCCTCAACCGGCTGCTCGGACTCGACACGTACCACGACGCGGGCGAGGAATCGGACGCCTCCGGCGGGATGTCCGAAGAGAGACCGCAGTAA
- a CDS encoding ArsR/SmtB family transcription factor, translating to MTDDEDAELLGLLDDEYARAILIETSKEPMSADVLTERCDASPPTVYRRIDRLDEHDLVEAEQELDPDGNHYKIYRARLERVAVELDDGEFDVSVQRTEEDAADRFTRLYEEL from the coding sequence ATGACCGACGATGAGGACGCGGAACTGCTCGGGCTGCTCGACGACGAGTACGCGCGAGCGATCCTCATCGAGACGAGCAAAGAACCCATGTCCGCAGACGTGCTCACCGAGCGCTGTGACGCCTCGCCGCCGACGGTCTACCGCCGGATCGACCGGCTCGACGAGCACGATCTGGTCGAAGCCGAGCAGGAACTCGATCCGGACGGTAACCACTACAAAATATACCGAGCCCGGCTCGAACGCGTCGCCGTCGAGCTCGACGACGGCGAGTTCGACGTTAGCGTCCAGCGAACCGAGGAGGACGCCGCCGACCGATTCACCCGGTTGTACGAGGAGCTCTGA
- a CDS encoding long-chain fatty acid--CoA ligase, with protein sequence MPGGSDQTLRPFLWRASKLYPDREIVSRTHEGVERYTYDEYADRVAALASALDDAGIEEGDRVGTVCWNHHRHFEAYFAIPSVGAQLHTINPLLPEHHLQYIVENAQDRVLLVDPSLLEAIEAAYDPEAFESVEQFVVMGSSVPDTSLEPVVAYEEFVDGDAEFDEYDWPDVPESQPAGLCYTSGTTGDPKGVEYTQQMLWSHTMATLPQAGLDIGADDVVMPVVPMFHVNAWGMPFSSTAAGAKHVYPGPSPDPADLAQLIEEEGVTLTAGVPTVWLGLLEYLEENEVDLSSLEQIVIGGSAAPESVIRRFDEEYDVDVVHAWGMTETAPIGTVAHLKPKMDAWDAEDKYAKRAKQGLLVPGLEFKVVDDDGEEVPWNGEDFGELLIKGPWVTTEYFKRPEATEAEFDDEEYLRTGDVVTVDEDGYVHIVDRAKDVIKSGGEWISSLELENALMGNEHVAEATVIGVPHERWQERPVAFVVPAEDADEDDLADGLASMIEDEYPRWWAPDEFVFIDAVPKTATGKFDKKTLREEYADESLVEGQAPDDAAPEQD encoded by the coding sequence ATGCCCGGAGGAAGCGACCAGACGCTCCGACCGTTCCTGTGGCGTGCCAGTAAACTGTATCCCGACCGCGAGATCGTCTCGCGGACGCACGAGGGCGTCGAACGGTACACGTACGACGAGTACGCCGACCGAGTCGCCGCGCTCGCGTCGGCGCTCGACGACGCCGGCATCGAGGAGGGCGATCGGGTAGGGACCGTCTGCTGGAACCACCACCGTCACTTCGAGGCGTACTTCGCCATCCCCAGCGTCGGCGCCCAGCTGCACACGATCAACCCGCTGTTGCCCGAGCATCACCTCCAGTACATCGTCGAGAACGCGCAGGATCGCGTCCTCCTCGTCGACCCCTCGCTACTGGAGGCGATCGAGGCCGCCTACGACCCCGAGGCGTTCGAGAGCGTCGAGCAGTTCGTCGTGATGGGATCCTCGGTACCGGACACCTCGCTCGAACCGGTCGTCGCCTACGAGGAGTTCGTCGACGGCGACGCCGAATTCGACGAGTACGATTGGCCCGACGTTCCCGAGTCCCAGCCGGCAGGACTGTGTTACACCTCCGGGACCACGGGCGATCCCAAGGGCGTCGAGTACACCCAGCAGATGCTGTGGTCCCACACGATGGCGACGCTGCCACAGGCGGGCCTAGACATCGGCGCCGACGATGTCGTGATGCCGGTGGTCCCGATGTTCCACGTCAACGCGTGGGGGATGCCGTTTTCCTCGACCGCCGCGGGCGCCAAGCACGTCTATCCCGGTCCCTCCCCCGATCCAGCCGATCTCGCACAGCTGATCGAGGAAGAAGGGGTGACCCTTACCGCGGGCGTCCCGACGGTTTGGCTCGGCTTGCTGGAGTATCTCGAAGAGAACGAGGTCGATCTCAGTAGCTTAGAGCAGATCGTCATCGGCGGTAGCGCGGCGCCCGAGTCCGTGATCCGGCGGTTCGACGAGGAGTACGACGTGGACGTGGTCCACGCGTGGGGCATGACCGAGACGGCGCCGATCGGGACGGTCGCCCACCTCAAACCGAAGATGGACGCGTGGGACGCCGAAGACAAGTACGCAAAGCGCGCCAAGCAGGGGCTGCTCGTCCCCGGACTGGAGTTCAAGGTCGTCGACGACGACGGCGAAGAGGTGCCGTGGAACGGCGAGGACTTCGGCGAGTTGTTGATCAAGGGGCCGTGGGTCACCACGGAATACTTCAAACGCCCCGAGGCCACCGAAGCCGAGTTCGACGACGAGGAGTATCTCAGAACTGGCGACGTGGTCACCGTCGACGAGGACGGCTACGTCCACATCGTCGACCGCGCCAAGGACGTCATCAAGAGCGGCGGGGAGTGGATCTCCTCGCTCGAACTCGAAAACGCGCTGATGGGCAACGAACACGTCGCCGAGGCGACCGTGATCGGCGTCCCACACGAGCGCTGGCAGGAGCGGCCGGTCGCGTTCGTCGTCCCCGCCGAAGACGCGGACGAGGACGACCTCGCGGACGGCCTCGCGTCGATGATCGAGGATGAGTACCCGCGCTGGTGGGCGCCCGACGAGTTCGTGTTCATCGACGCCGTGCCAAAGACTGCGACCGGCAAGTTCGACAAGAAGACGCTCCGAGAGGAGTACGCTGACGAATCGCTGGTCGAAGGACAGGCGCCCGACGACGCCGCACCCGAGCAGGACTGA
- a CDS encoding ABC transporter ATP-binding protein translates to MTAIETDGLTKRFGDVVAVDDVNLRVEEGEVFGFLGPNGAGKSTTINMLLDFARPTAGSATVLGYDSQDEAEQIHRRIGVLPEGFDLYERLSGRKHISFAMKTKGIDGNPDDILRRVGLSDEDARRPAGGYSKGMRQRLAFGMALVGDPDLLLMDEPSSGLDPTGINELQELVREETERGTTVFFSSHILEHVEAICDRVGIMNQGELVAVGTLEELYEQIGGDATLELDLDGVPQRALEDLPSIDGVTGAERTDETVVVRCDDPTAKARAINRVEAAGATVLDIRVEDQSIDELFEQLTGAGEAHEAVEQPAEEVVA, encoded by the coding sequence ATGACCGCAATCGAGACTGACGGACTCACCAAGCGATTCGGTGATGTCGTCGCCGTCGACGACGTGAACTTACGCGTCGAAGAGGGCGAAGTGTTTGGCTTTCTCGGCCCCAACGGCGCCGGCAAGTCGACGACGATCAACATGCTGCTCGACTTCGCCCGCCCGACGGCCGGCTCCGCGACGGTGCTTGGCTACGATTCCCAAGACGAAGCCGAACAGATCCACCGCCGCATCGGCGTCCTTCCGGAGGGGTTCGACCTCTACGAGCGCCTCTCGGGACGCAAGCACATCTCCTTCGCCATGAAGACCAAAGGCATCGACGGCAACCCCGACGACATCTTGCGTCGCGTCGGCCTGAGCGATGAGGACGCTCGGCGTCCCGCCGGCGGCTACTCCAAAGGGATGCGCCAGCGCCTCGCCTTCGGGATGGCGCTCGTCGGCGATCCCGACCTCCTGCTCATGGACGAGCCCTCCAGCGGCCTCGACCCGACCGGCATCAACGAACTCCAAGAGCTCGTCCGCGAGGAGACCGAGCGCGGCACGACGGTGTTTTTCTCCAGCCACATCCTCGAACACGTCGAGGCGATCTGCGACCGTGTCGGGATCATGAACCAGGGCGAACTCGTCGCCGTCGGCACGCTCGAAGAGCTCTACGAGCAGATCGGCGGCGACGCGACGCTCGAACTCGATCTCGATGGGGTTCCCCAGCGGGCGCTCGAGGACCTGCCGTCGATCGACGGCGTGACCGGCGCCGAACGCACTGACGAGACTGTCGTCGTCCGCTGTGACGACCCGACGGCGAAAGCCAGAGCGATCAACCGCGTCGAAGCCGCCGGCGCGACCGTCCTCGACATCCGCGTCGAGGATCAGTCGATCGACGAACTGTTCGAGCAACTCACCGGTGCTGGGGAAGCACACGAAGCCGTCGAACAGCCCGCCGAGGAGGTCGTCGCATGA
- a CDS encoding DUF5812 family protein → MSEKTGTFLVTHADEGSAVFRDVSDGQVHTMASNPDVAEQDVLEATIRPQPPMEVAWEVVEVAERREIELVDTDLSPTTQAMEIAAEQEVGDVERVERAGEGEVHVLSVPPETTEDAAADVLDDEGTIERAARLGAVRVEVRREEDDGVLNVRYLPD, encoded by the coding sequence ATGAGCGAGAAGACCGGAACCTTCCTCGTCACCCACGCCGACGAGGGCTCGGCGGTGTTTCGAGACGTGAGCGACGGCCAAGTTCACACGATGGCATCGAACCCGGACGTGGCCGAGCAGGACGTTCTGGAGGCGACGATCCGACCTCAGCCCCCGATGGAGGTCGCGTGGGAGGTCGTCGAGGTCGCGGAACGGCGGGAGATCGAACTGGTCGATACGGACCTGTCGCCGACGACCCAAGCGATGGAGATCGCCGCCGAACAGGAGGTCGGCGACGTAGAGCGCGTCGAGCGCGCCGGCGAGGGCGAGGTACACGTGCTGTCGGTGCCGCCCGAGACGACCGAGGACGCCGCCGCCGACGTGCTCGACGACGAGGGGACAATCGAGCGCGCCGCCAGACTCGGGGCCGTCCGCGTCGAGGTCCGGCGGGAGGAAGACGACGGCGTCCTGAACGTGCGCTACCTGCCTGATTGA
- a CDS encoding glucose-6-phosphate isomerase yields MYVDLGNALSSVASPGVSRESLDRLDEDVAVAHERIERGRANAEHGYAALNLPGTADPDAIKATVEPVADAEALVIVGIGGSALGAATLADALDSEVDTYVLDNVDPEHTTALLDDLPLSETAINVVSRSGTTAETLANFLVVREAFETAGVDWTERTVVTTGEAGPLRDLAQKHDLPVLKVPDGVPGRFSVLSTVGLAAAAIRGDDLDALLQGGRDVAESLSGSLFEAPAYAYGATTYALDTRGASVNAMMPYAEGLETYAEWYAQLWAESLGKDGLGQTPVRALGATDQHSQLQLYRAGPRNTMATFVRPRERIDRAIPATDVDGLSYLGDATLGELLDAEFEATEASLAAAGRPNVRIEIERVDERGLGQLLYGLEAACVLAGELHGVDTFVQPAVEWGKNAARGLLGAEGKFEEARAVEEKTRLRVE; encoded by the coding sequence ATGTACGTTGATCTGGGCAACGCGCTGTCGTCAGTAGCATCACCGGGCGTTTCGCGGGAATCGCTGGATCGTCTCGACGAGGACGTAGCAGTAGCCCACGAACGCATCGAACGGGGCCGCGCGAACGCCGAACACGGCTACGCCGCGTTGAACCTGCCCGGGACGGCCGATCCCGACGCGATCAAAGCGACCGTCGAACCGGTGGCGGACGCCGAGGCGCTGGTGATCGTCGGTATCGGCGGATCGGCGCTGGGCGCGGCAACGCTCGCCGACGCACTTGACAGCGAGGTCGACACGTACGTTCTGGATAACGTCGACCCCGAGCACACGACCGCCCTGCTCGACGACCTGCCGCTGTCCGAGACCGCGATCAACGTCGTCTCGCGGTCTGGGACGACCGCCGAGACGCTGGCGAACTTCCTCGTGGTTCGGGAGGCGTTCGAGACCGCGGGCGTCGACTGGACCGAGCGCACGGTTGTGACAACTGGTGAGGCGGGACCGCTGCGGGACTTGGCGCAAAAGCACGACCTGCCCGTGCTGAAGGTACCTGACGGTGTCCCCGGGCGATTTTCGGTCTTGTCGACGGTGGGTCTCGCTGCGGCGGCGATCCGCGGCGACGACCTCGACGCCCTGCTGCAAGGCGGCCGGGACGTGGCCGAGAGCCTCTCCGGATCGCTGTTCGAGGCGCCGGCCTACGCCTACGGTGCGACGACGTACGCGCTCGATACTCGGGGTGCCTCGGTCAACGCGATGATGCCCTACGCCGAGGGATTAGAGACCTACGCGGAGTGGTACGCCCAGTTGTGGGCCGAGAGCTTGGGCAAGGACGGACTGGGCCAGACGCCGGTGCGCGCGCTGGGGGCGACCGACCAGCACTCTCAACTGCAACTCTACCGAGCGGGACCGCGCAACACGATGGCGACGTTCGTCCGCCCGCGCGAGCGCATTGATCGGGCAATTCCGGCGACCGACGTTGACGGGCTGTCGTATCTCGGCGACGCCACACTCGGGGAGCTACTGGACGCCGAATTCGAGGCGACGGAGGCCAGCCTCGCGGCGGCGGGGCGTCCCAACGTCCGGATCGAAATCGAGCGCGTCGACGAGCGCGGGCTGGGCCAACTGCTGTACGGACTCGAAGCGGCCTGCGTGCTGGCGGGTGAACTCCACGGCGTCGACACGTTCGTCCAGCCCGCCGTCGAGTGGGGTAAAAACGCCGCTCGCGGACTGTTGGGCGCCGAGGGTAAGTTCGAGGAAGCCCGCGCAGTCGAGGAGAAGACGCGCTTGCGCGTGGAGTGA
- a CDS encoding DUF7521 family protein yields MTQLRTAVGAIAFDGAGSVFVMGLVAAALGAFVAAQAYRGYARNGSRPMLFLAIGVAFVTPIPFALSYGVDLLTTASDGVIVLVITACNLLGLASIAHSLGGADG; encoded by the coding sequence ATGACCCAGCTACGGACTGCAGTCGGCGCCATCGCGTTCGACGGGGCTGGGAGTGTCTTCGTGATGGGACTGGTCGCGGCCGCGCTCGGCGCGTTCGTCGCGGCGCAAGCCTACCGCGGGTACGCCCGTAACGGCAGCCGACCGATGCTGTTTCTGGCCATCGGCGTCGCGTTCGTGACGCCGATTCCGTTCGCCCTGTCCTACGGCGTCGACCTGCTGACGACGGCCAGCGACGGCGTGATCGTGCTTGTGATCACCGCCTGCAACCTGCTCGGGCTGGCGTCGATCGCACACTCGCTGGGGGGAGCGGACGGATGA
- a CDS encoding PrsW family intramembrane metalloprotease, whose product MGDRRDPLQERADGEQDLYDIATWESRSLLDRTAVAIYHGVRLVSIYLVIGLALLLLVTQLAASGYVIFRTPSLGLLTLLSAVPALALAAFLWQADPTVKEPLGPLAVTFLLAVLFASFAAVVNTVLRVPFAMVPVVGIVLYFFLVVGPIEEIVKLLAVRLYAYRGDAFQTVTDGAVYGAVAGLGFATIENTLYITREFLTAASAAGVGQQLEMAAETATQRAFVGPGHVIYSGFAGYYLGLAKFNPDDAGPIVVKGILTAALIHATYNTLVSALGLPFTGLLVLILVYDGFFGYLLYRKLARYRSAYERTSDEQSPQPAEDIAQE is encoded by the coding sequence ATGGGAGACCGACGAGATCCGTTGCAAGAACGCGCCGACGGAGAACAGGACCTCTACGACATCGCCACATGGGAGTCCCGGAGCCTGCTCGATCGCACCGCCGTCGCGATCTATCACGGGGTGCGCCTCGTTTCGATCTACCTCGTCATCGGGCTCGCACTCCTGTTGCTCGTGACCCAACTCGCCGCCAGCGGATACGTCATCTTCCGGACGCCGTCGCTGGGCCTGCTGACGTTGCTGTCGGCGGTACCCGCACTCGCGCTCGCGGCCTTTCTATGGCAGGCCGATCCGACGGTCAAAGAGCCACTGGGGCCCCTCGCGGTGACGTTCCTGCTGGCCGTGCTGTTCGCCAGTTTCGCCGCGGTCGTCAACACGGTCCTCCGGGTGCCGTTTGCGATGGTGCCCGTCGTCGGCATCGTGCTGTACTTTTTCCTCGTCGTCGGGCCGATCGAGGAGATCGTCAAACTGCTGGCGGTCCGGCTGTACGCCTACCGGGGCGACGCGTTCCAAACCGTCACCGACGGCGCGGTGTACGGCGCCGTCGCCGGCCTCGGCTTCGCGACGATCGAGAACACGCTGTATATCACCCGCGAGTTCCTGACCGCAGCGAGCGCCGCCGGCGTCGGCCAGCAGTTGGAGATGGCTGCCGAAACCGCCACCCAGCGCGCGTTCGTCGGTCCGGGCCACGTCATCTACTCCGGATTCGCGGGCTACTACCTCGGGCTGGCGAAGTTCAACCCCGACGACGCCGGGCCGATCGTCGTCAAAGGAATCCTGACGGCGGCGCTGATCCACGCGACCTACAACACGCTCGTCAGCGCGCTCGGCTTGCCGTTCACGGGGCTGCTCGTCCTCATCCTCGTGTACGACGGCTTCTTTGGCTACCTGCTTTACCGAAAACTCGCTCGCTATCGGTCGGCTTACGAGCGCACGAGCGACGAGCAGAGTCCCCAACCCGCCGAGGACATCGCACAGGAGTGA
- the sufU gene encoding Fe-S cluster assembly sulfur transfer protein SufU, with the protein MGMGSDMYRQQILDHYKNPRNYGELEDPTYTHVGENPMCGDEIRMDVEIDEDAGEIERVAFQGDGCAISQASASMLSSELQGKSVETLMEMDRDDVTEMLGVDISPMRVKCAVLAEKVAQDGYEIYEGEKDLDKTSTEDEQTSTEE; encoded by the coding sequence ATGGGAATGGGCTCGGATATGTATCGACAGCAGATTCTCGACCACTACAAGAACCCTCGTAACTACGGGGAACTCGAGGATCCCACCTACACGCACGTCGGCGAGAACCCGATGTGTGGCGACGAGATTCGGATGGACGTCGAGATCGACGAGGACGCCGGCGAGATCGAGCGCGTCGCGTTTCAGGGCGACGGCTGTGCGATCAGCCAAGCCAGCGCGAGCATGCTCTCGTCGGAACTGCAGGGGAAATCCGTCGAGACGCTGATGGAGATGGACCGGGACGACGTGACCGAGATGCTCGGCGTCGACATCAGCCCGATGCGGGTCAAATGTGCCGTGCTCGCCGAGAAGGTCGCACAGGACGGCTACGAGATTTACGAAGGCGAGAAAGACCTCGACAAGACCTCGACCGAAGACGAGCAGACCTCGACAGAGGAGTAG